Proteins encoded in a region of the Kwoniella botswanensis chromosome 2, complete sequence genome:
- a CDS encoding isocitrate dehydrogenase, NAD-dependent → MISAPLRTSVGSALRSAAASSKRAPVSRSMATLVDEKRLPAKFGGKYTVTLVPGDGIGKEVADSVKEIFEALKVPVQWEQYDVSGETTGGDDLFQQAMESLKRNKVGLKGILYTPIDQTGHNSWNVAMRQQLDIYASVVVCKSLPGFPTRHDNVDFAIIRENTEGEYSGLEHQSYPGVVESLKVSTRAKAERIARFAFDFAVKNNRKKVTCVHKANIMKLGDGLFLNTCRRVAEQEYGHTGIKFEAMIVDNTAMQLVSKPQQFDVMVMPNLYGTICANIGSALVGGPGITPGCNFGREYALFEPGCRHVGKDIMGTNKANPTALILSSTMMLRHLGLESQANLIAGATYDLVKEGKIRTADLGGSATTTDFTKGLIQRLL, encoded by the exons ATGATCTCTGCACCTCTCCGAACCTCCGTTGGATCAGCTTTACGATCAGCTGCCGCTTCctccaag CGAGCACCTGTCTCTCGATCCATGGCTACACTCGTCGACGAGAAGCGA CTCCCTGCTAAATTCGGTG GCAAATACACCGTAACCCTCGTACCAGGTGATGGTATCGGTAAAGAAGTCGCTGATTCGGTCAAAGAGATCTTCGAAGCTTTGAAAGTACCTGTTCAATGGGAACAATACGATGTATCGGGTGAGACtacaggtggagatgatttGTTCCAACAAGCTATGGAGAGTTTGAAGAGGAATAAAGTTGGTTTGAAGG GTATCCTCTACACCCCAATCGACCAAACAGGCCACAACTCATGGAACGTCGCCATGAGACAACAACTCGACATCTACGCTTCCGTCGTTGTCTGTAAATCATTACCTGGTTTCCCAACAAGACATGATAATGTTGATTTCGCCATCATCAGAGAGAACACCGAGGGTGAATACAGTGGTTTGGAACATCAATCGTACCCTGGTGTCGTGGAGTCTTTGAAGGTTTCAACGAGGGCTAAGGCAGAGAGAATAGCGAGATTCGCCTTTGATTTCGCTGTCAAGAACAAcagaaag AAAGTAACCTGTGTCCACAAAGCCAACATCATGAAACTTGGTGATGGTCTTTTCCTCAACACCTGTCGACGAGTTGCCGAACAAGAATACGGTCATACCGGTATCAAGTTCGAGGCTATGATCGTTGATAACACCGCTATGCAACTTGTATCTAAACCTCAACAATTCGATGTCATGGTTATG CCTAAC TTATATGGTACCATCTGCGCCAACATCGGTTCAGCCTTGGTAGGTGGTCCAGGTATCACTCCCGGATGTAACTTTGGTCGGGAATACGCCTTGTTCGAACCTGGTTGTCGACATGTCGGTAAGGATATTATGGGAACCAACAAAGCCAACCCTACTGCGTTGATCTTATCTTCTacgatgatgttgagacACTTGGGATTGGAATCTCAAGCGAACTTGATCGCTGGAGCTACGTATGATTTGGTTAAGGAAGGTAAGATCAGAACTGCTGATTTGGGAG GTTCAGCAACCACTACCGATTTCACCAAGGGATTAATCCAACGACTCCTTTAA